Below is a genomic region from Echinicola rosea.
ATACCCACAAGAAGTTTGTCATGAAGGACAGCATTTCGAGGGAGGCACTGATGGCTCCTTTTCTGGAAGCCCAGCGACAGGGGGCATTTGTCTCTTATAACCATCCTAGTTATAGCTGGTGGGACAGAAAAGACACGGTGCTATTTACTGATTTTCACCAAGAACTATTGGAAAAAGGAATTCTCGGTGGGGTGGAAGTGGTCAATAGCGGAAGGTATAATATCATCGCCCACCGCATGGCCATGAAGTATAACCTCACGATGCTCTGCAATACGGATGAGCACTATGACATGTACCCGCGGTACGCTGATAGCCATCGGCCCATGACCTTGGTTTTTGTGGAGGAAAAGACGCCGGAAGGCGTGGAAGAGGCAATGAGGGCTAAGCGAACGGCCTTGTATTTTGGCGATTACGTGGTGGCCAGGAAGTCTGAAGCGGAGGCGTTGTTTAAAGCTGCCGTGCAAGTGGATGCCGCAAGAAAGGACCGTAATGACGAGCCAATTATAGTGGTCACTGTGAAAAACACCAGTGATATTCCTTTCCGGTTACAGCTAAAGAGCCGTTATGATATTGAATCGCTTCCCATGGGACAGCTTCAGCTCGGTGCCCAAGAGGAAAAAGAAGTGGTACTGAAGGCGGTTTGGAAAACGCCCCAGGAGACGACCTTGGCAGTTACCGTAGAGAATATGTTGGTGACGCCGGATGAAGCCCTTGAGACGCAATTTAGGTTTTCTGAGTTGGAATAAATTGAGCATAGACTGATGATAAAAATCCCTTTACAGCCCATTTTGCCAAAATGCTTATGGGCTGTTTTTATACTAAATATTTTGCCTTCATTAACCATTGGGCAGACTATCAGCGTAATGAGTTATAATATCCACCATGGTGCTGATAAAAATGAAGTTATGACCTATAGTGAAATTGGTCAATTTTTGAAGGATACCGGAGCGGACATTATTGGTCTCCAGGAAGTGGACAGCGTTTGTTCTCGTTCTGAAAAAAGCGACCAGATGAAAATCCTATCTGAGATTACCGGAATGGATGCCGCATTTGGGCGGCACTTTGCCTATGACGGTGGCGCCTATGGTCTGGGCATTTTGTCCAAATATCCCTTGGAGGACATTCGAAATGACCGGATCACAAGTATTCGTTCCAATGGCGAAAAAAGGTCACTGGCCTTGCTTTCGGCCAAGGTCACGCTGCCAAGTGGACAGCAAATTCTATTTGCAACGGTACATTTCGCCTTGGACCAGCCTACAAGGTTAGCGCAAGCCAAAGAAGTCCTGCAATATTTGGATTCTGAATTACCGGTAATGCTTACAGGGGACCTGAATGCAGTTCCAAATTCCGAGGAAATAAAGCTACTAAACACAAAGCTATCCAATACCCATCAAGAGGGAGATAACACCTTTCCCGTTGATGATCCGGTCAAAAAAATCGACTACATTATGGTCAGTAGGGTAGGATTTAAAGTGCTTGAAAGTCATGTGGTGCTTAGCTGCCAATTGTCAGACCACCTTCCGATCATTACCGAAATGGAGTTGGGAGGGGAGTGATATCGATGGATCGGGAAGTCTGAAAAATTTCTAGGTAAAGATTCACTTCTGCAGACTCAATCCACTCCCTAATATTTATTTTTAATCTAATTGAAGGTAATGGTTTTTTATGATCAGTATAAATCTTTAGGAGAAATACATTTTTTTAAATGGATAATTTCGTATCCAGCGTGTTCATGCTTTTCACCTTCTGATCCTTCCATTAATTAACGGCAATTCACCGTTTGTTTACTTGCAATTTTATCTTTTACGAGTAATTTTGTTACTCATGAGTAATTTTTTTACTCTCTAAATAAAATGGATATCGCCCTGTGTGATTGATGGGGCGAAGCTGTGTTTGAAGCCCAAGCCCAAGCCAAAAAAGTGAAAAAACCAGGGAGTAAAAATGATGTCCGACAATCCAACAATTCTACGATCCGACCAATCAGCAACACCTATAGCCAACCAAAAGTAATCGAGCCTTCCAAGGGGTGGAAGCTGGTAGATTTTAAAGAGCTCTGGCGGTATAAAGACCTGCTGTATTTCCTGACGCTGCGAGGCATCAAGGCGCGCTATGCGCAGAGCATATTGGGCGTGGCCTGGGCGATCATCCAGCCGCTGTTTACCACGTTGGTGTTTACGGTGGTTTTTGGTAACCTGGCCAAAGTGGATTCCAATGGCATGCCCTATATCCTGTTTTCCTATTTGGCCCTGTGGCCGTGGAATTACTTCTCCGGCACCCTCACCGAATCTGCCAACAGCCTCATTGCCAATTCGGGGATGATCACCAAGGTGTATTTCCCCCGGATGGTGCTGCCACTGGCTTCGATATTTTCCAAGCTGTTGGACTTTATCATAGCCTTTTTGGTAGTAGTGGGCTTTTTGATCTATTTTCAGGTGATGCCCGGATGGGGATTGGTATTTCTGCCACTGTTGATTGTCCAGTTGCTGCTGACGTCTTTGGGCATCGGCATGATCCTGTCCGCCATGGCCGTGCAGTACCGCGATGTCAAGCATGCCCTGACTTTCTTGGTGCAACTGTTGATGTATGCAGCACCGGTAGTTTATAGCACGACGGCCGTACCCGAAGTTTACCGTCCATTTTATATTCTAAACCCCATGGTCGGGGTGATCGAAGGATTTCGCGCCGCCTTTCTGGACCGTCCGCTCCCTTGGGAATGGATCTGGCCGGGGAGCATTGTCGCAGGGCTGCTTTTCATTTTTGGGATGTTTTATTTCAAACGGATGGAAAGGGTGTTTGCAGATGTGGCGTAGGGGCGAGAAGTGAGATATGAGACTTGAGATGATTGATATTTTGTGCATTCGTATTGTTTTTCTTTAGTTCCTGGCAGCGGTAGAAGGAAAACAACTGATCTGCATTTGTAATGCAGATCGCAAGAGCTGGGCATTTGTAATGCCCCCAAAATAATAGTGACTTGTCTTCTGGTCCTCCTCTTCTATGAGAAGTCAAAGGCCTCAGTCATTTGTTTGGGATTTATGGTCTCAAAAAAGAAATAGAAGGAATTTGCCATCCTAACGCTTCTGATCCGCCTTTGAAATGTGGATCGCACGAGCTTGGCATTTATAATGCCCCATTAAAAAAAGAGAATTGTCAATTACTGCGAAACGATTTATCCAATGTCTAAATCTATTATCAAAGTAGAAAACCTTTCCAAGCGCTATCGCTTAGGATTGAAAGAAAAGCGATCCAAGACTTTAGCGGGACAGGTGGGCAATATCATCAAGTCCCCATGGGAAAATTTTCAGCGGCTTCGGAAGTTGAGCAAGTTTGGGGCGGAGGATGAATCGGTTTTTTGGGCATTGAAGGATGTCAATTTTGAGGTAAAAGAAGGGGAAGTCTTGGGCATTATTGGGAAGAATGGTGCCGGTAAATCCACCTTGCTCAAGATCCTGTCCCAAATCACTGAACCTACTTCAGGTAAAATCACCCTGAATGGCCGCGTGGCCTCTTTACTGGAAGTGGGCACTGGCTTTCACCCTGAGCTGACCGGCAGGGAAAACATCTATATGAACGGTACCATCCTCGGCATGACGAGGCGCGAGATCGACCGGAAATTGGATGAAATCATTGATTTTTCGGGCATAGAAAAGTTTGTGGACACACCGGTAAAGTTCTATTCCTCGGGCATGAAAGTACGCCTGGGTTTTTCAGTGGCCGCGCATTTGGAGCCGGAGATTTTGATAATCGATGAGGTGCTGGCCGTTGGGGATTATGAATTTCAGCAAAAGTGCCTCGGTAAAATGGAGGATGTAAGCAAGAACCAAGGACGAACGGTGCTCTTTGTGAGCCATAATATGGCGGCAGTGCAGAATTTGTGTAGTAGGGGGCTTTTGTTAGGAAAAGGAACTTTAGTTTATGAAGGTAACCTCGAAAAATTAATTGAAAAATATTTTAGTTTACAGGGCGGGAGGATGACGAATACCAATGGAAGTTTTGATTTATCAACTAAAAAAAAAGAGGAAACGGCGATTACGAGATTGGATATCTATTGTGAAAATAAGTTAACTAATATTGTCCATGCAAATTCGCATGTTACTTTCAAGGTGGTTTACAATTCCTGTTCTAAATTTAGGGCAACTCATTTCGGAGTTTCTTTTAGAGACCAATTTGGTGATGAAATTATTGCCATTAATAATAAACATACGGGAGATGTCCTCAGCGGAGTTAGTAGTAGCCAAATTATAGTTGATATTCCAGAGTTTCCTTTGTTTAAAGGTTCTTATGAATTGGATTTGTTTTTAGGAGATGGTTTTTATGATTTTGATGTAATAAAAGGTGCGGGTAGAATTAAAGTTATTGAAAAGGATATTTATAATTCTGGTTTCATACCAGATTCAAGAAAGAATTTAATCTCGTATAACAAAATTCATTTTTCAAATTCGTAAGCAAACCTTAAAGATACTTAAAAAGGGATGTGTGAACTAACGGTTTTATTACCAGTTTTTAATTCAGAAAGTTATTTAAAGGAAGCTGTTGAATCTATTTTAAATCAAACTTTTAAGAACTTTAAGTTAATAATTATTAATGATGGATCCACAGATCGATCAAAGGAAATAATTGAAAAATTTAATGATTCTAGAATTTTACTTTTGGAAAATGATGAAAATAAGGGTTTAATTTATTCTTTAAACAAAGGGCTAAAATGTATTGATACCAAATATATGGTTCGGATGGATTCTGATGATATTTCACATCCAGACAGAATGAGACGGTTATTAGAATACATGGAGGAAGATGAAGAGATTGGTATTTGCGGAACAAAAGTGGGGGATTTTAGTGAAAATAGAGTTTCGGATATTGCAAATATTGATGATGACAAATTGAGAGCCGTTCATTTATTAAATTGTTCTATAACGCATGCATCTGCCATGTATAGAATGGATATAATAAATAGAAATAATTTAATATATCATGAAAGATATAAACATTCTGAAGATAACGACTTTATTACTAATGTTTTAAGTGTATCTAAAGGAGCAATTTTGAATCAGAATCTATATTGGGTCAGAAAACATGATGATCAGGTTTCAAGTAGATTTAGGGATTTTCAGAAGCGCAGTAGCACAAAAAGACGTGTAGAGTTACTTAATGAGGTTTTTGGGGTGAATTTACACAGTGAAGAAATAAAGTTGTACCAAACATTGAGCTATAAAGAGCCCGGATTGAATAGCGGTGAACTTTATGACCTTGGGAAGTTAGTATTAAAATTGGAACGTGTAATCATCGCTAATGATGATTTCGAATTTGATAGAAAGGAGTTTTTGAAATTACTCTATAGGAGGTTGGATATCATCTATTTGAAGCATAGTTCTTTGGGTATGTCTGTATTTGTAAACTACCTAAGACAGTTTCTATTAAATAGACAAACTCGAATCGGTGCGAGGTTATTTATTAAATCATTAATACGAAGATAGAAATGAATAGAATTGATTTAATACAGAGGTCTTTACAGTTTAATAAAGGAAAGAGATATTTAGAGATTGGAGTGCGAACCTGTAGCAATTTGTTTAGAGTGAAGTGTGAAAACAAAGTTGGTGTTGATCCTACTTATCGGTTGTCCAAAAAAGATAAAATCAAAATGGCACTTGGGTGGGAAAAATCTCAATTATATAGAATGCACAGCGATGATTTTTTTTCTCAAAACCCCAAGGGAATACTTGATAATGGCTTTGATGTGATTTTTGTGGATGGTTTGCATAATTATAAGCAATCTTTGCAGGATGTTGAAAATGGACTAAAGTATTTAAACAAGAATGGAGTAATTATACTGCATGATTGCAACCCAACTTCTGCCGCAAGAGCAACGCCCATAAAGAATTCATTTGATGAATTGGTGCCAAAAATAAAATCAGGCCAAATAGAAGGTTGGGATGGAGGCTGGAACGGTGATGTATGGAAAACCATCGTCCACTTAAGGTCTACTCGAACTGATTTGAGTATTATCACCATAGACGATGATCAAGGGTTGGGAGTGATAATTAATAGGGATGAGAAGAACCGTAATTCCGTTGATATTCGGGAATTAGAGCAAGCAGACTATGGGTTTTTAGCCAAAGATAGACGGACGTTATTAAATCTTAAGTCAGAAAATGAATTACAGCACTTTTTCGAAGGATAATCGGGCAAGCCTGAAAATCCACCATTTTTTGATTACTAGATTCAATGTGGAATATTTAGAAAAGGTAGAAGCAAATCTATCTATTTCAGTAGATGATTGGTTGGAGAGACGCTTTGAGCTGTTTTTTACTTATTGCTATCCCTCGGTGGTTCAACAATCAGAAATGGATTTTACTTGGTTGATATATTTCGACCTGAATACACCAGATGCATACATTGAAAGAATCCTTAAAAAGGACTTTGCTAAAGTAATCAAGCCTGCTTTTGCTACTACATGGAAAAATATCAATGAAAACATACGAGGTGAAATTTCTCACTTCGATATAGAAGAAAACGATTTGATCATTAGCTCAAGATTAGACAATGATGATGCGCTATCCGCAGATTACATCATAACCA
It encodes:
- a CDS encoding Sb-PDE family phosphodiesterase encodes the protein MKKYIIILSMVLYGTVDNTFGQHREIIVPDIPGYQTLKGDFHMHTVFSDGHVWPTFRVKEALRDDMDVIAITEHMDYEGFPDEIERDYNKSYEIAAAAAKDKGIMVIKGVEISPRVPPYHHNAIFLDDANSFPIDYMENTHKKFVMKDSISREALMAPFLEAQRQGAFVSYNHPSYSWWDRKDTVLFTDFHQELLEKGILGGVEVVNSGRYNIIAHRMAMKYNLTMLCNTDEHYDMYPRYADSHRPMTLVFVEEKTPEGVEEAMRAKRTALYFGDYVVARKSEAEALFKAAVQVDAARKDRNDEPIIVVTVKNTSDIPFRLQLKSRYDIESLPMGQLQLGAQEEKEVVLKAVWKTPQETTLAVTVENMLVTPDEALETQFRFSELE
- a CDS encoding endonuclease/exonuclease/phosphatase family protein translates to MSYNIHHGADKNEVMTYSEIGQFLKDTGADIIGLQEVDSVCSRSEKSDQMKILSEITGMDAAFGRHFAYDGGAYGLGILSKYPLEDIRNDRITSIRSNGEKRSLALLSAKVTLPSGQQILFATVHFALDQPTRLAQAKEVLQYLDSELPVMLTGDLNAVPNSEEIKLLNTKLSNTHQEGDNTFPVDDPVKKIDYIMVSRVGFKVLESHVVLSCQLSDHLPIITEMELGGE
- a CDS encoding ABC transporter permease, coding for MSNTYSQPKVIEPSKGWKLVDFKELWRYKDLLYFLTLRGIKARYAQSILGVAWAIIQPLFTTLVFTVVFGNLAKVDSNGMPYILFSYLALWPWNYFSGTLTESANSLIANSGMITKVYFPRMVLPLASIFSKLLDFIIAFLVVVGFLIYFQVMPGWGLVFLPLLIVQLLLTSLGIGMILSAMAVQYRDVKHALTFLVQLLMYAAPVVYSTTAVPEVYRPFYILNPMVGVIEGFRAAFLDRPLPWEWIWPGSIVAGLLFIFGMFYFKRMERVFADVA
- a CDS encoding ABC transporter ATP-binding protein; protein product: MSKSIIKVENLSKRYRLGLKEKRSKTLAGQVGNIIKSPWENFQRLRKLSKFGAEDESVFWALKDVNFEVKEGEVLGIIGKNGAGKSTLLKILSQITEPTSGKITLNGRVASLLEVGTGFHPELTGRENIYMNGTILGMTRREIDRKLDEIIDFSGIEKFVDTPVKFYSSGMKVRLGFSVAAHLEPEILIIDEVLAVGDYEFQQKCLGKMEDVSKNQGRTVLFVSHNMAAVQNLCSRGLLLGKGTLVYEGNLEKLIEKYFSLQGGRMTNTNGSFDLSTKKKEETAITRLDIYCENKLTNIVHANSHVTFKVVYNSCSKFRATHFGVSFRDQFGDEIIAINNKHTGDVLSGVSSSQIIVDIPEFPLFKGSYELDLFLGDGFYDFDVIKGAGRIKVIEKDIYNSGFIPDSRKNLISYNKIHFSNS
- a CDS encoding glycosyltransferase family 2 protein, giving the protein MCELTVLLPVFNSESYLKEAVESILNQTFKNFKLIIINDGSTDRSKEIIEKFNDSRILLLENDENKGLIYSLNKGLKCIDTKYMVRMDSDDISHPDRMRRLLEYMEEDEEIGICGTKVGDFSENRVSDIANIDDDKLRAVHLLNCSITHASAMYRMDIINRNNLIYHERYKHSEDNDFITNVLSVSKGAILNQNLYWVRKHDDQVSSRFRDFQKRSSTKRRVELLNEVFGVNLHSEEIKLYQTLSYKEPGLNSGELYDLGKLVLKLERVIIANDDFEFDRKEFLKLLYRRLDIIYLKHSSLGMSVFVNYLRQFLLNRQTRIGARLFIKSLIRR
- a CDS encoding class I SAM-dependent methyltransferase, producing MNRIDLIQRSLQFNKGKRYLEIGVRTCSNLFRVKCENKVGVDPTYRLSKKDKIKMALGWEKSQLYRMHSDDFFSQNPKGILDNGFDVIFVDGLHNYKQSLQDVENGLKYLNKNGVIILHDCNPTSAARATPIKNSFDELVPKIKSGQIEGWDGGWNGDVWKTIVHLRSTRTDLSIITIDDDQGLGVIINRDEKNRNSVDIRELEQADYGFLAKDRRTLLNLKSENELQHFFEG